In one window of uncultured Acetobacteroides sp. DNA:
- a CDS encoding DUF3276 family protein, producing MIEYDLQENKQFPRNQEEIYTDSFRAGKRTYFFDVKATRQSELYITITESKRSLQKNGKFNYEKHHIYLFKEDLEKFANSLNSVVEYVKQNQKDISTTLPDDTFTELKEMTELFVPVLDFEDLDR from the coding sequence ATGATTGAATACGACCTACAAGAAAATAAACAATTCCCAAGGAATCAAGAAGAAATTTACACCGATTCCTTTAGAGCTGGTAAACGCACCTATTTCTTTGATGTAAAAGCCACAAGGCAATCAGAACTATACATAACAATAACAGAAAGTAAAAGAAGTCTTCAAAAAAACGGAAAGTTTAACTACGAAAAACATCACATCTACCTTTTCAAAGAAGATCTTGAGAAATTTGCCAACTCATTAAATTCTGTAGTAGAATATGTCAAGCAAAATCAAAAAGACATAAGCACTACTCTTCCAGACGACACGTTTACCGAATTAAAAGAAATGACCGAATTGTTTGTTCCTGTTTTAGACTTTGAAGATCTAGATAGGTAA
- the nusB gene encoding transcription antitermination factor NusB — protein MVSRRLLRIKVLKALYGHFKSGDKTISGSEKELFLSIEKTYDLYHFLMQLLVEVADFAQNRIDTGKQKFRPTAEERNPNTKFVDNKVVAILRNNEQLSKRLYQNKLSWECYPEMIKKMYNSLVASPYYANYMKDGNRSFEQDRAFAIDFFTSEIEDFEDLYQLLEDQSIYWVDEIEFVLGMIIKTLTKFKEDQASYKGLMPLYKDESDVDFTKRLFRKATVNHVQYREIVDEYTKNWDVDRIAYMDILILIEAIAELVEFKDIPVNITMNEYIDLAKYYSTSNSSVFINGVLDKLVKDLIEKKVIVKEGLGLIDPLSIISEE, from the coding sequence ATGGTAAGCAGAAGACTACTTCGAATTAAGGTTCTAAAGGCTCTTTACGGTCATTTTAAGAGTGGTGACAAAACGATTAGCGGGTCGGAGAAAGAATTGTTCCTAAGCATTGAGAAAACCTACGACCTTTACCACTTCTTAATGCAGCTTTTGGTAGAGGTAGCTGATTTTGCACAAAACCGAATTGATACTGGCAAACAGAAATTTCGTCCAACGGCAGAAGAACGTAATCCTAATACTAAATTTGTAGATAACAAGGTTGTTGCAATTCTGCGTAACAACGAGCAGCTTAGTAAGCGACTCTATCAAAATAAGCTTTCCTGGGAGTGTTATCCAGAAATGATAAAGAAGATGTACAATAGCCTCGTTGCTAGTCCGTACTATGCTAACTATATGAAGGATGGGAATCGTTCCTTCGAACAGGATCGAGCGTTTGCTATAGATTTTTTTACAAGCGAGATTGAAGATTTTGAGGATCTGTACCAACTTCTGGAGGATCAGAGCATTTATTGGGTTGATGAGATTGAGTTTGTACTCGGAATGATCATTAAAACGCTTACTAAGTTTAAGGAGGATCAGGCTTCGTACAAAGGGTTGATGCCTTTATATAAGGATGAGTCTGATGTCGACTTTACTAAGCGGTTATTCCGAAAGGCTACGGTTAATCACGTTCAGTATCGCGAAATTGTTGATGAGTACACCAAGAACTGGGATGTAGATCGAATAGCTTACATGGATATCCTCATTCTAATTGAGGCAATTGCAGAGTTAGTTGAGTTTAAGGATATTCCTGTAAATATTACGATGAATGAATATATTGATTTAGCTAAGTATTACAGCACTTCTAATAGTAGCGTTTTTATTAATGGCGTGCTCGATAAACTCGTAAAAGACCTCATCGAGAAGAAGGTGATCGTGAAAGAGGGATTAGGGCTAATTGATCCATTAAGCATTATATCTGAAGAGTAG
- a CDS encoding DUF1573 domain-containing protein: MKFVDETADFGTVKQGEKVVLFYTFENAGGSDLVIYEALPSCGCTTPKYDTAPIKPGEKRTVEVTFDSEGWSGTQQKSITFKTNGVPDYATVTLTGIVE; the protein is encoded by the coding sequence ATGAAGTTTGTTGATGAAACTGCTGATTTTGGTACGGTGAAACAAGGTGAAAAGGTCGTCCTTTTTTATACCTTTGAAAACGCTGGAGGATCGGATTTGGTTATTTATGAGGCGCTGCCATCCTGCGGATGTACAACGCCAAAATATGACACAGCTCCAATCAAGCCAGGTGAAAAGCGAACGGTTGAGGTAACCTTTGACTCCGAGGGATGGAGTGGTACTCAGCAGAAATCGATCACATTTAAAACAAATGGGGTGCCTGACTATGCAACCGTAACGCTTACAGGAATTGTAGAATAA
- the yajC gene encoding preprotein translocase subunit YajC produces the protein MTNFSAVLLQAANPNGGGGISMLIMMVLIIVVMYFFMIRPQQKKQKELAKFRSSLQKGDKIVTIGGIYGKIVEITDQYVTVDVGGDVRMKMDKSAILKDMSDAQTR, from the coding sequence ATGACAAACTTTTCAGCTGTTCTTCTACAAGCTGCTAACCCCAATGGTGGTGGTGGTATAAGCATGCTTATTATGATGGTGCTTATCATTGTTGTGATGTACTTCTTTATGATTCGTCCACAACAGAAAAAGCAAAAGGAACTCGCAAAATTCCGCAGCAGCCTTCAAAAGGGTGATAAAATTGTTACTATTGGTGGCATCTACGGAAAGATTGTTGAAATTACCGATCAGTATGTTACTGTAGATGTAGGTGGAGATGTTCGCATGAAGATGGATAAATCCGCTATTCTTAAGGATATGAGCGACGCTCAGACTCGTTAA
- the coaE gene encoding dephospho-CoA kinase (Dephospho-CoA kinase (CoaE) performs the final step in coenzyme A biosynthesis.), translated as MITVGLTGGIGSGKSTASKLFEVLGVPVFESDKEGRLLLETPEVVRQVAQQFGEGVLSGEGRVDRSKLAAIVFERPDELAKLNQIIHPAIRARFEDWKRQKSGYHYVINEAAILFESGLSQQVDYAINISAPEDVRIQRVVGRDGVGEKEVRNRINNQMSDDEREALADWTIYNDGVMAIIPQVLKINYELTRL; from the coding sequence ATGATTACAGTAGGTTTAACAGGTGGAATAGGTTCTGGCAAATCGACAGCTTCTAAGCTTTTTGAGGTGCTTGGTGTACCCGTGTTTGAATCGGACAAGGAAGGGCGCTTGTTGCTGGAAACCCCTGAGGTTGTGAGGCAGGTAGCGCAACAGTTCGGAGAAGGTGTGCTAAGCGGTGAGGGACGAGTTGATCGAAGTAAGCTTGCAGCTATTGTTTTCGAAAGGCCCGATGAGCTAGCAAAGCTGAATCAGATTATCCATCCTGCTATTCGAGCCCGATTTGAGGATTGGAAGAGGCAGAAATCGGGCTATCACTATGTGATAAATGAGGCTGCAATTCTTTTTGAGAGCGGCTTAAGCCAGCAGGTAGACTATGCTATCAACATAAGTGCACCGGAGGACGTGCGAATTCAGCGCGTTGTTGGCCGAGATGGCGTTGGCGAAAAGGAGGTGAGAAATCGGATTAACAACCAAATGAGCGATGACGAGCGCGAGGCTCTCGCTGATTGGACTATCTATAACGATGGAGTTATGGCTATAATTCCACAGGTACTCAAAATTAATTACGAACTAACGAGATTGTAG
- a CDS encoding TerB family tellurite resistance protein, which translates to MRYGRWIAGGLGFWLGGPIGAIVGYAVGTLIEKGDVIATSRTQNPQEGFRVSLIVLVAAVMKADGTVKKSELDYVKDFFVKNFGVDATKDAMLLLRDILQKDIPINDVGRQIGDNLDYNSRLQLLHFLYGIGKADGVLDETELIVIEQIAYAMGISGVDMASTKGMYYEDINSAYAVLEILPTVSDDEVKRAYRAAAVKYHPDKVAHLGGDVQKSATERFKQVNEAYDKIKKARGMA; encoded by the coding sequence ATGCGTTACGGAAGATGGATTGCTGGAGGTTTAGGCTTCTGGCTGGGAGGCCCAATTGGTGCTATTGTTGGCTATGCCGTTGGAACTCTCATAGAAAAGGGTGATGTTATTGCGACGTCAAGAACTCAGAATCCGCAGGAAGGATTTAGGGTGTCGCTCATTGTGCTGGTTGCTGCGGTCATGAAGGCCGATGGAACCGTCAAGAAGTCGGAGCTCGATTACGTAAAGGACTTTTTTGTGAAAAATTTCGGCGTTGACGCCACGAAGGATGCGATGCTGCTCTTGCGCGATATCCTTCAAAAAGATATTCCGATTAACGATGTTGGCCGGCAGATCGGCGATAATCTCGACTACAATTCGCGCTTGCAGCTGCTTCATTTCCTTTATGGAATAGGCAAGGCGGATGGCGTTTTAGACGAGACCGAACTCATCGTTATTGAGCAGATTGCCTATGCGATGGGCATTTCTGGCGTGGATATGGCCTCGACGAAGGGCATGTACTACGAGGATATCAACTCTGCCTATGCGGTGCTGGAGATTCTGCCAACCGTGTCGGACGATGAGGTAAAGCGTGCGTATAGAGCTGCTGCAGTCAAGTACCATCCCGATAAGGTGGCACACCTAGGTGGCGATGTTCAGAAGTCGGCTACGGAGCGATTTAAGCAGGTGAATGAAGCATACGACAAGATAAAGAAAGCCAGAGGTATGGCATAA
- a CDS encoding DUF5606 domain-containing protein: protein MDLRKILAIAGYPGLYQYVAQGRNGIIVESLEDKKRANIPASAKVSALGEIAIYTDDEEVALRQVLLNLKEKMSGGPALDTKKATNDQLKKAMEEVLPAYDRERVYASDMKKLFSWYNILQKNDMLEFDPEEAEESAEEEK from the coding sequence ATGGATTTAAGGAAGATTTTGGCTATAGCCGGATATCCAGGACTTTACCAGTATGTCGCTCAAGGTCGCAATGGAATCATCGTAGAGTCGCTCGAAGATAAAAAGCGTGCAAATATCCCTGCATCAGCAAAGGTGAGCGCTTTAGGCGAGATTGCTATTTATACCGATGATGAGGAGGTTGCTCTTCGTCAGGTTCTTCTTAACCTTAAGGAGAAGATGAGCGGCGGTCCTGCACTTGATACCAAGAAGGCCACCAACGATCAGCTTAAAAAGGCAATGGAGGAGGTTCTTCCAGCCTACGATCGCGAGCGTGTTTACGCATCTGACATGAAGAAGCTCTTTTCGTGGTACAACATTCTTCAGAAGAATGATATGTTGGAGTTTGATCCAGAAGAGGCTGAAGAATCAGCCGAAGAGGAAAAGTAG